ATAAACCCTTATTAGGTTGAGTATTTCTTGATATCTTTGTTACTACCATGCTGTTGAAGAAACGATTGTAGAGCTGTGAAATAATCTTATTTCTTCAGATTGTTGTGCAGAGTCAAACACCTCACTTTCCCCAAGTTGCATTCCATTAGTTAGATCAGAACCTCCTAAGCTATCAAAAGCTCTAACAACCTATGAAACATAACAATTCAGGAAAACCATGTCAGTACTTTGTGCATTTACTTGTTGGTATAATCCAAAATAACATTTTGCAGTTTTTCCAACATCTAATGTCTACCTGTCCCATGCGAGGTCTCTTTGAAGCTGAATGCCGCACACAAGCTGCAGCAACCTCAATCATGCAATACAATTCACTCTCAATGTAATTCTTTTCTAGGCTTTGATTTGCCAAACTACTGAATT
This DNA window, taken from Vigna radiata var. radiata cultivar VC1973A chromosome 5, Vradiata_ver6, whole genome shotgun sequence, encodes the following:
- the LOC106760776 gene encoding proline-rich receptor-like protein kinase PERK9, producing the protein MGTFGYVAPEYASSGKLTEKSDAYSFGIVLLELITGRKPVDVSQPLGDESLVEWARPLLSHAIDTEEFSSLANQSLEKNYIESELYCMIEVAAACVRHSASKRPRMGQVVRAFDSLGGSDLTNGMQLGESEVFDSAQQSEEIRLFHSSTIVSSTAWCWILSQCHTREMEKLAHV